In Rhipicephalus microplus isolate Deutch F79 unplaced genomic scaffold, USDA_Rmic scaffold_18, whole genome shotgun sequence, the genomic stretch TATCCAAAATATACACGAATGCTTTTGTCGAGAGAAGGTGTTAGGCTGCACCGAGCACCACTTCATAACAACACGGGTCGTGGCCCTGTCAACCACCAAATTTATCGACAAGCGTAGTGACCACTAGAACGGTCAAACTCTAGGACCAAGGTCAAACGCTTGGACTGTGTGAACCTCGCCACACCAGGATCTCAGTGATTCTAATTGTGTCGTGTAAACATTTTGACAGGTCTCGGATCTTGGATTGTACGTCCTTGTCGCTCATTACATTACACGAGTGAAATTTTTTCGGCCTGTCTGAACGGCAGAATGCCGCTAGCAGTTATACAAATCTCTTAGCGGATACGAAAAAGAACCTCTTTTCTATTCCTTTTATAGTTTCAATATCCTTGGCACACATCTGAACTGGCGCCATGTTCTAGGGAAAGAACGTttcgaagccccgccgcggtggtctagtggctaaggtactcggctgctgacccgcagggcgcgggttcgaatcccggctgcggcggctgcatttccgatggaggcggaaatgttgtaggcccgtgtgctcagatttgggtgcacgttaaagaaccccaggtggtctaaatttccggagccctccactacggcgtctctcataatcatatagtggttttgggacgttaaaccccacatatcaatcaaagaacGTTTCGAAGCAGCGTCGCGGTAGAGAAACTCATTTACATCGTGTGTGGTCCCCCTCGTGTTTTACATCGTGTGCGGTCCTCAAATTGCTATCGGTGGTACTAGTACCCACAACGCACTGACAATAAACCTTATAAACCAGTCTACAATGACTTTAACTGCCGAAGAGAAGAATAAAATTGACCCTGACTAACACGCACGGTTGCAATACGCTTACGAAAAAGAACGGACCGAAGTTCGTCCCAATACTATGGAGGTAAGCTGACTACAtgaatacaaataaaacaatttACTGACCACAATAAAACCAAGTTAATGCAAGTCGTTCCCGTCTCTACGCGGCGCCCGTAATGTTTGCTCTGATTTGCTGTTAATTGTGGTCAGAGTCGTATTCTAATTGCATGTCCGCTTATGACTATACGGGATTCCGTCCAACTATCAATTTCAAGCCAAATACAGCTTAAAATAAAAGAGCACGTTGCCTCGATAGTTCAGATAGTAGAGAACCTGTGCGTGTGAAGCTGCGGAGGGTCCTGGAAGGTTCAACGCAGCAGTTGCGAACGTCTTGCACCGTGGAAGCGATCTCACTTTCAGTTACACCTTAAAGCCATCGCTCACAAGTTTTCATCTGCGCGTTTTTTGTTTGTTACGTGCATGCCTTTTTCTCTTGAGATGGTGGAAGTGTATAAACAAAAGAGATGATGCCTTCACAAAACACGACATTTTCCAGATTAAGTTTTGTTGTCAGTAAAACGTTCGCGCGCCGCTCACGTTCCCGGCTTCGAGGTGACTCTTTCTAGCGAGTTCGCGAGATGTACGGAGTTTTGCGAGAAACACCATCGTGTACCCTTTTCGTATTGCCTTTCGTATAGCCCTCTCGTATTGCTTTGCTTTCATTTCGCTGTACTTTATCGGTTCTAGAAAGAGCGTCTTCTATTCGGGGCGCTACGTCATGTCCATTTACcgtattttctgtttttttttatgtggactGCGTAACCGGCACGGAATGAGAAAAAGTTGTTCTATGACGTGATAAAAACAGTGCTCGCGAACATTATCAACGTCAACAGTGATCCTGAAGGTATTGTTATAGTAataaagaagtcacagctttgcctcaaaagagaagcaatgaacgcgatagcaacaaattggaaggtcacgcgcagaatggcaagcagatcgaaacgtgctttgcgttcctcacgcacaaatgacgtacgaaacgtattcacaagtacagatgaacgaAAATAACCGTCCCAGTTGCTACTTCGttctgtctgaaaagcacgccttatttcgcaaacggagactgtgtaACAATTTCAGTGACCTTTGCGAGCCCCGTAACTGCAACAGATTCGtcccggtgaaagcccaaggccagctaAGACGTACGaccctccccaccgcgagataatgGCGCGCGCGTTAGCGCCCACCCTGCATcatctccgcggggcaaagtacgcacgGGAGATAAAAGCGCACGTCGTGACGATGtgacgacgcgcgctcattgcgcaatcttgctggtaattctgaaaacacgatagttccccctgagatgcccgtcaccagcggtaagcgGTAAATATAattagcttgctgtttgaatgtTGGAGGAGGTGCtctttcgtggctcagtggttaacgcctcgcactcacaattcagaggtgcCACGTTCGGTTCCACGCTCCGGTGTTTTTTCTGAATTGTTTTTCTTGCTTGCGTTTTTATGCATATAGTTACGTATACAcgtacggtgaatgacggcgacaCCGATGCTAACGCCTGCGGCAAAGTCCAGTTGAAAGTGTCCCTATAAATAAATGATCACAGTGAAATGACTATCGACCCACAGAGCCCAGATTGCGgcatgtctgtttgtctgtcttctACTCTGTTTGGAGAATACTGACTTGAAATATATACTGAGTAATCTAAGAAATGTGTCCAAAGATCTACAAAGATAAGGGATAAAATGTTTGTCAGCAGCTTTCCGGACAAGCTATTCTGTGGCAGCATACATGTTAATATTTTTGGAGTGTTCAACTATACGAGCAgtcattttaataataataataataataataatttgtgaCTACGGAAGTAGTTATAGAAATAATGAGTCAAGGTGTTACTTCGTTTGGACGAGAAGTGTGGTCCAAGggatgaattcgagtccctcttAGGAAGAGCCCCTAGGTACTTCtagatttcgaaaaaaaaaacgcgacctGTAATTCATATTAATGAAAATTCACCAACTGCGCAGTTATTGTTTGGCAATGCGCCTTGGTCCATTAGTAATTATTGTGTTTCTAAGTCGATCAATAGGTGCTCACCTAATCATTAAAGTGTCAATGAGACATGTGAAGGTATGCTCAATTGTCATATAAGTGCGCAATTTTTAGCAACGTACTATTGACATGCACATTTTGTTCCGGCTGATAAAGAAAGCACGCAAAATATGAAAAGTAGCACATGAATACGTTCGCACCCGCAAAAGGTGGGAGCATATAGCCCTGACTTTCTACCTCACCATAATCCTGTCCGAGGGCCCTGCTTGCTTGTGAGTATAGTCACCTGTCGTTTTTCAGGATACGTGGGCTGTTTTTATCATCCCCCATTTCGCCCCttcttccaccccccccccctaaaaaaacgaGCACGGGTTCGGTACATAGTGGCGAACAGCCCAGTTCGATGTGGTTTGAAGATGTCAACGTTAGCCTCATTGACATTTTCATGAATTGGGGAACACTTGTAAAGTTAGAAATATAATGAGCACTAATTATTAAGTCGCACTAGTCAAAAAGATTACAGGTACCTACCGAGTACAGCCTGCACTTGGTGTGTTCCACGTAACGACGTTCGTCTTCTTTTAAATTATAAGCCACGGGATATCTGGAACAGCCCTCATAAGTCATTTAAGGAGGACAGACCTAAACAGAGcaacaggcattttttttttactttgtcagTTTCATCTCAGTGACCCGCATTCCCGTCACCTTGTACATCATATTCGACGGTTTCTCTGCTTTCACACAGATACTATCCACCTGCCTGCTGCCCTGGGGTTGCCTCAGTGTATTCGGTTCCCGCACCGAACGGGTGTTCGCCCAGCTGAAGGCATTGCGCGAATGTGAGCAGCGGGCATTTTTCGAGGCCGGAGACAATGACACTGGTGAATGACTCATTGCTATTTGGTAGCGTCACGCTGGTCTGATTAGACCGCTAATCGCTAATTAAACGAGAGTAGGGGTGATCGTCAGAGTTTGGTGCGAGGAATTTACAGTGGCGACGATAGTATACCCAGTTAAAGCACGCTACATATCTCATGTCTCACTGTGCGATTTAAGCGGGTTTGAGCTTAAGAATAAGCACACATGAGCATGTGTAATGCAAGACAATAAAAACGAACCTCCAGTTTCGCAAGGCGTGGTTGAACGAAGCTAAGCCCAAGTCCTACTCTACAAAAAGAAGCCTATACATATTGAATGTGTTCAATTTATGTAACTTAAAATGTACGCGACACCTAGTGGCCCCggcctgagaagaaaaaaaaatatggttaaaaaagtttatattGCAACAGTGTATCCATATTTTTAGAAATACTCGGAGAGAGTAGACATGCTGAAGCCTGCTTTTTGTTTCTGCGTACAAAAATAGTTTCATTTTCGCTCCAGTATACGTACAACTTTCTTTTGAAGTTATCTGGTAAGAAATCGCCACTCAAGTTTGATTAAACTTTTCCTTTGTCCCGTATGCAGCTGGATGTGACTGGAGGTTTGACGGATGGCAGTGTTGGCCACCAACGCCGCGTGGAATGACGGCTAAGGCACCATGTCCGACACTACTGCCTGGCAACGTTAACGTCTCGGGTAATAAGCGCATTCACGTAAACTCGATGTGACAATATCAGATCGAAGTGGAGTGAACGAGAAATGTTGAAGTGCACCCAGCCTGTTGACAGTTTGTCCATTCATTGTCGTCTTTTACGCCTTTGCTTTCTGTAACGCGAACGCTAAGCACGAATCTAAGCTTGCTTGCTGAATTCACGTACTGGTCTTATTTGTAGAAAAACACATGCGCCACGTGGCAGGCTGCACAAACACGCCGTGAAAACCGGCGTCATGCACTTCCATGCCCGAAAATAATAAATGGCAAGCTATCCTTGAGGCACGCCAGAGACCATGCCACTGACCATTTATCTCACGTGAACTGAGTACATTTAATAACTTTTGTCTGCGCTCAGTGCCGTCGATCCGATACGCGGTGATTAGCGGTGAGAACGAGGCTATTACGTCCTTGTTGGGGTGACGAACCACGCATATTTTATCTTAGGTGTCCTGTGCAGTTTGGTGCAAGTGCGGTTATGTGAGAATAGCACACTTACCCAGTTGATGCATACTAATTAGCGCTTGCTACTTAACCGTTCTTAGTCAAGGTAAAAAGTAATAGCACCCCATTAAATTCAGGCGATCCGTTGAAGTCATCACGTGAGTTTTTTTATGGCGTAACTTGAATATTAACATTTTTATTCGCTACTGTACTGGTTTGAGAACAGGTTAGAGCCCATAGTTTATTAAGATTAGCCATGTACCTTTTTTATAGAAGCTTCATTCGCTCTTATTTAAATGAAAACGGTAACGCAATACCTGTCAAAACAGCAGTATATAGGCGTGTTCGGGGCATTACTTGCTTATGTTTATACTAGATATACGCTTCCTAAAAATTTTTCTTCTCTATCGGGTTGTGAATGCAGCTACCGCTACGTACCACTGTCTCATGAGGGGCTCCTGGCAAGATGAAATGGGGAACTACGACGCCTGCACAGTATCGCCATACTTTGTGAGTATTTATTTGTGTGCACTGGCTAACTTGTTATGCCTCAAGCAACTCACAGCTTCGAAAGTGTTCTGAAATATGATAATAATTCACGTGTAACCTCCTGAGAGTTCCACAATATGTTGCCCACCTTAACGTGGCACGAAGCGGGCTTCAAATACAGGAAAAAGCACTATTCCACTTTTTAAGGCACACTGACATACAGCAAACGTTCCACCTTCGTTGTGTTGCGACCCATCAGCCCCATGCGAGTGTAGTCTATGTAATACTGCATTACCGTAGACAGAATGCACATCTCGTGTTTCATACTCATATGACACGGCAGGCACATGACTACGGAATACGTCTCAAGCGTCTACTAAACAACGTCTATTTCTGTTTCGCTTACGACAAACGTACTGGCGTTAAATCAGTACAAAATATGTGATTCAATGAACATATATTGTTTTTTATTGTATTCGTCAACATATAAATTTATAACGGCACATTTACAAAGGTACCCACGTTTTAAAACCGCATCTCTAATTTATTGGCCATTAGTCCAGGGTATTTGAAGCATGGTGTCTTTCCAGGACCCCGAACTGAAGCTTCTCCTTGACATCGCTGAAGAAATCGGAGAGTACGTTCCTTGGGAACAGAGTTCTCCGAGGGGAGAGAACTGGATGTGGCAAGAAAAGATCGACCACTTCAAGCATTGCCTAGAGCACGTACTGCTCAAGCCATTTCCTGAGCTCGGTGAGCACTGTTAGAGGTCGCTTTACGAGTTAGCCTTTCACACCTGTGGTGCACTGCTCTCTTTTTGTATATGACCTCTTTTGTTGTAAACAGCAGGTGTGAGGAACAATCTACTGTTCTCATCCTGAACCTATGCACGAATTGGTGAACATTTTTATTTATCGCGTCGGTTAAGTAAGCACTTCGTTGCTGTAAGCACTCTCAGTTGCTGCGGCGTGAAACCTGGACGAGCGTTAAATCAAGTGGAGGCGATGCGCCCTCGCGGAGACCACCAAAGCAATGACAACTCGAATGCCACTATGGAACAGAACATTGCGCTGGGCTACGCATTCCTGCGGTATAGATTATACCGAGCGTGACAGTAAGGTGAGAGCTTTGAAGCGGCCGTTATTGTTTATGCCACAGACAACTGCGTGTTTGAAGCTGTTTTGCGAAAAACGCGATGACTGTCTGGGTACATTAGCAATGGCTGTCTTGATGCAGTGTCGAAGTGTAAAGTTCATTGACATTCTCTTTCCAATGGCTTTTTGTCCCCTGTattgtctctttgactgatatggTGGATTTAAGATTTTAATAACTCACGCCAAGGTTATTTTCTCGTTTCAAGCGAACAGTAACATACGCGCATAATTGGAATGATGCGTTATTATTCCAAACACGTTCCGAAATTGTATATAAATActggccccgccgctgtggtctagtggctaaggtactcggctgataaACCGccggtcgcgggctcgaatcccggctgcggcggctgcatttccggtggaggcggaaatgttgtaggcccgtgtgctcagatttgggtgcacgttaaagtaccccgggtggtcaaaatttccggagccctccactacggcgtctcttattatcatatggtggttttggggcgttaaacctcacatatcaatcaatcaaccagtataTGAATACTGCATAACTTTGAACGATGCCTTCATTGATTTCCTTCACAGGAGCGAACGAATCTCTATGCCCACGAACATGGGATGGCTGGAACTGCTGGGATGACACCCCACCTGGACAGACTGTGTTCGCACCATGCCCCCAATTCGTGGCCGGATTTCTGTCTTCTAGTGAGTGAATTTTTCAGGCTGACCCCTTTGGCCACAAATGCGCTCCCGAGGAGTGTGCTCGTGCTCCATTAGGAACGATCCAGCAAAATATCCGAAAGGGTATCTAGTTTGGGTAGCTTCAAGTGCATGGTAAACAGGAAGAGAAGAAGGTTGATAGTATTGCCCATAAAATCAAACTTCAATTAAATTAGTTAAATTTGATATTTTTCATATATGTCAGCGAAGAATATCGAATTTGACGAATTCAGTGCACAGAACACTGAGGAGCACCATGTTTCGTAAAACAGTGCTAAGGGCTGTTTCTTCACCACGTCAGAACTTCATACTGCAAAGTAGAACGGGGTGCTATACGAAGTGAGAAAGTTGGAAATTCACATATCTGTGCACTATTCTAAATTAATATGTGTGCTCCTGCGTTTCAATAGGTTTGTTTTAGTAAAGCTGCGGTACTCTTCGCGAACAGTGACTAATCAATATGTCTTAGTGATATCAATTTTTTTTCCTCTAGTGCGATTGAGTGCTATCTGGCACTGACAGTAATCACTTGAGGTTGTTTTAGGCTAGAGCCTTGAGCTCATCGTCATATATATTTTTTCCCACAGGGCAAGCGCACAAATTATGCACGTCAAACGGGACGTGGTTCCGGCATCCCGTAACTGGTCATGTGTGGTCCAACTACACTGCATGCGTCGACACTCACGACCTTCAGGTAAGTGTCTACAGGCTTTTCCGTAACATTCATTTCATAACAACATGAAGGCTTCTTATCTTCATTCAGACACGCACTTCTTCTGAACTCGTATCTGTGAAAATAACCGAACAACATAAAGAGACTTTGTTTTTACAACATTTGAGGTTTAAAGAGGCATTTTAGCTGTCTAGTCTATACTAGCCGTTTTGACAGAGTGATCTTTTTGCTGTCCTTTTTTATACAGTTCAAAAATATATCCCAGCGTAACTTGTTCCTCGTTCCTGTTCCCTTCGGGAGCTTCACCACTGATTATATAAACGTCTGTGTGTATTTCGTTTCAAAAGTCGCGTTTTAAATTCAATTACTCGAGTCAGCTGACGTCTTCATCTCTTTCAAACCCTATTACTTCAGGAAGGTGAGCGTTACGTGAATGGTTCTGGCTGAATGAGTCTATGCGCAcccctaaaaaaagaaatgtgctGAGTGCTCACGGGGAAGCTGTTTTGTAGCAAATCAATTAAGCTGCTGATTGATAAGTTGACTCGATAAGTTGATTAACCAGCGATGTTGTCACGGCAACGATGATCTCCACCGAATGGAAATTCTTGTAAGTGCGCGTGCTTTTCATTGAGCAGCTTTCTCTGCGGAACTAGCAAATTAAAGAGTATGACAAGTAGTCATCAGCAAAATGCAGTGCATTTGCAttcaccaaaataaaaaaagaaacgtttttggTCAGAGTGTGAAAACAATTATGacagcagagtgacttgttgggcgaatTGGTTGATTATTAACGTagcttatggcgcgaaaaaaaacacgagagaaggacaagcgcGAACTATCGACTATATTTATTTAGTTACATGCCACGTTACAATCACGTAACATGCCACCTAGATAGATTACTTAAGTGCTTGCCACTCAAAGGACTTATTTTCTCTGCTAATATGACTTGTGACTTTGttgccctatatatatatatatatatatatatatatatatatatatatatatatatatatatatatatatatatatatatatatatatatatatatatatatatatatatatatatatatatatatatatatatatatgtgcgtgtgtgtgtgtgtgtgtgtgtgtgtgtgtgtgcgtatgtgcgctttttcgaataaatttagttgatagtttgcgcttgtccTTCTCTCCTGTCTGTTTCGCGTGAGAGGCTACGTTAAGCTATGTATGACAATCGTTTCCAGGTGTAGTCGCCCGAATCTTTACACATATTGTGCGAGTGGCGATGTTTTCAGTGTATCTTTGCCATAACTGAACTACTCTAAAAATGGTGAGGGCAAGGGCGTacctggtggttttgggacgtaaaacatcacaaatcaatcaatcaatcaatcaatcagcatggATTTACCCACGAAGCACACGTCCTAAATACAATTTTTTGAAACTCAGTTTTATCATATAAAGCTGACACACATAAACGTCGCCGCTGCGCATAGTAGTTAAAGATTTGGGCTTCCCTACCATTTAACTTGCGCCATACCAAAGGAGTTACGAATTTAAGACCCTTCATGTGCATATTTTCGTATCACATACAAAGTAGCATGGGAAAAACTGGTTCTTCCAGGTGTGATGAAGACAAAAGTGATAGTGAAattgttgaaaaaaagaaaaacatctaCTGGAGATGACCACCGCTTTATAAGTTCGATGCCACATGTGGCATACTGTGGCATagtgaacaaaacaaaatgaaattCATTGAGCGAGAGTCTAATCTCGTGTAGGGTAGAAGGGTAGAGCAACGTACCACGGTCATGACGGGTCACATATGCTTTAAATCATTTGAGAACTTAGCGCCTTGTTTGGACGCTGAGAACTCAAggttttgttacccctgatgttTTGCGTACACTAAGCTCTAGCTGAGAGTCATAACTCACAAGAGAGTGCGCTTCGCAATGTCGTCTTTGATTTCCTTAGTTAgtcctaaatgaaaaaaaagaaaaagaagttaagGCAATCTTTTCGTCAATTCATCAAAAAGGCATTTGCTGCTTATTTGACCTTAGATACACCGGTCTGGGTAGTATTGATTCGATTAACTGTACCTATTGTTAttcacactttttttcttttttttttgcagttccgaAACTTGGTGAATTCACTCTACGTCACAGGTTACTCCATATCACTGGTTGCCCTACTCTTGTCACTATTCATATTTTGTTACTTTAGGTGAGTTatttttttacagcttttcaatGCTCGTACTAGCTCGCAAAACATGGATTAAGAATGGCCCATAGAAATTTAGGCCTCTAGAAAATTTGTTCCTCAATTTCAAAAACACACATACCCACCTCCCCTCCCCTACAATATCAAGCCATATATGTTATTTCAATGTTTTCACATGTTTTCTCACGGAAATTATTTAGAGACCATTTATTTGTCATATGTTTTCATTTAAATCTCACGGAAACATGAAATTTTGGGACTGTCAGACCAAAATTTTTAGTATATAGGGTTGCCAGTGGCCAATATATGAAGTAATAACGATTGTGTCCTAGTGATACCAGGCATCGCTTCCTATGCTATTGACCCGGAAAGCGTATGCAACTACGGACCGTTCTTCTTCTTTCCTGATGCTGTGGCCTAAAAAGAGGCCCCGTCTTCTTTGATTGTAGTGTAGGAAATCAAGGGAATAGGAGAATGAAGCTAGTGTGTTTGTGCGAGGTGCGGAGGCCGGAACTTCTATGTTTCTGGTCTACACGTACCAAGATATTAGAACACATGACCGTTTTATGCaggaaagagtgcctagcagagAATGATGTACTGCCTTGTTGGATCGGAATGCCATGTAGATCATGCTGGTGCTACAGGGAACTTCACCGGTAGCCGAATTATGTTATCGCAGTCAAACTAGGGTGAAATCGTAAGGCCCCGTTTTTTCGTGGTGATATGTTGTGGGCTTTGATGTTCTTGCTGCTTGGCAACACGTCATGTGCGCTCACCGGATGCTACCTGAAAACAGATGTCTAGGTTTTGCGGGCGCTGCGTGTAAAACAACTCGCAAATAAGAATCACGAAGCTAAAGTTTCCAGCAATAAGTCATCGTTTACTTTAGAGCATGAATtcaatgcaaacaaaaaaaaacactgcaaggATGACAGACATTCTTATTCAGGTACTGAACACGCGTAAAGCTCATTTTTATATGAGTTTGCCGTGCAGCTAAACACTGTCTTGTAACGTTTCTGTTCAGTTTGAGAGTGGAAAACAGGTAACAAGATGAGAGAAAGGTGAAGAGGTCAGTAAGAAATATAAAGTATAGTTGGGGGTCCTTTACTAAATAAAGGGGAACGAAAAACAGggtgaaaaaaaagcagcagcgcaAAAAAACTACAAGTGCAGAGTGAGAGTACTATAGACTAAAGAATAATCCAATGCTACCCAGAAAGCGCAGTAAGGACTTGATTGATATTCATTGTGACTACAGTTAACATCGGTATTCTTAGCTCAGACTTTTTCGCTATAGTGGTCTGTCGCTAAGGCGGGTCAAAAGAACTGCTAGGGGTTGTATGTCTACTTCTGTAAATAGTACCACCAGCATTAGAAGTTCACGCAATACAATTTTCTGTCGTTGTTTAACCatcttacccccttccccagcaccagggtagccagctggtatGAGAACTGGCTatcctccctgtccttcctcttcctccttttcAAGCCTTACCATTATTTTTTTTCAGGTCTCTTCGCTGTAGGAGGATCACTATTCACAAGAATTTGTTCACTTCGTTCATCATCAATAATCTATGTTGGATACTGTGGTACATACACGTCATTGCACAGCCTCATGTGATAGAAGAAAGCCCGGTAGGTCAATAATAGCGTTACTCGCATTTCTATAATAAGTCTATCAGAAGAAAACATGGATAAAAGGTGTTTATTGTGATTTACTTTATCGTTGTTCCTCTTCAACATCAGAGCTGGTGCCAGGCCCTGCACGTCGTGACCCAGTACTTCCTCTTGTGCAATTACCTCTGGATGTTCTGCGAGGGTCTCTACTTGCACACGCTACTTGTGATGGCTTTCATTGCCGAAGATAAAATTCTCAAGTGGTTTCTGCTCATTGGATGGGGTAAGTGTTACGCTCACTGCATGTTGCATCTCTAAGTTTCTTGCGGAAGGCTGGGGCCCATAAAAGTTAGGTTTATAGGTGATTTCGCAGAAGCCGCATTTGAAAATAAACCTACGTCCGATACAGGAGCATCATCGAAAAATCTCGAAACCATGTGTCCCAGTGTATGTCTCGTCATTCTATCTCCCTGCTACTGCGTGCTCTGATGCAAGAACAATTATTCCCCTGTATACAATTTAGAACCGGACTATGTCTTCATCTATCTCTTTCTGTTGCCCTTGTGGTAGTCTCTGTTAACACTAAGTTCTTTCGATGATCAGCAGTGGTGTTAAAATTATCCTTCTGTGTCGCTGGTGTATTTACTGTTAGATATTTGAAAAACGTTGTGTGTCCCTAGAGTAATCATCGTCAAAACGTGCCACTGTGTATTTTTTCTGTCCAGGTTTTCCGCTGCTTCCAACGATAGGCTACGCTGTAATGCGTGGCCTAGATCCAGAGGCGTCAAGAATGTAAGTATTCTCAGGTCATGTTGCTTAGTCTTTTATGCTAATCCTATAGCTCCGCATATAACAGACAAATGTTCGCTCATAAACAAATATTCGGCATGTCATGGTATTGCGCTGTAAGTgtgttcacgatggatcctaaccaactggcccaacttaccgtcttactatgTCATGAGGAACATAGAGTTTGCGCCTCAAGAAGGAAACTGTTTTGTGCTAGCTCGTCAAGAGCGTTGGGGATGAAAAACTATACTCTAATAAGttcaataaaaaagagaaaattaaGCTCACCTGTACACGTTCATGTTCCACACCTGTACACGTTTCATGTTCATTGCGTATTGTGTGACAACCGACGGCTCAGAATACAATTTACGGTTG encodes the following:
- the LOC119177764 gene encoding calcitonin gene-related peptide type 1 receptor, which produces MTRERRASVTLILSTCLLPWGCLSVFGSRTERVFAQLKALRECEQRAFFEAGDNDTAGCDWRFDGWQCWPPTPRGMTAKAPCPTLLPGNVNVSATATYHCLMRGSWQDEMGNYDACTVSPYFDPELKLLLDIAEEIGEYVPWEQSSPRGENWMWQEKIDHFKHCLEHVLLKPFPELGANESLCPRTWDGWNCWDDTPPGQTVFAPCPQFVAGFLSSRQAHKLCTSNGTWFRHPVTGHVWSNYTACVDTHDLQFRNLVNSLYVTGYSISLVALLLSLFIFCYFRSLRCRRITIHKNLFTSFIINNLCWILWYIHVIAQPHVIEESPSWCQALHVVTQYFLLCNYLWMFCEGLYLHTLLVMAFIAEDKILKWFLLIGWGFPLLPTIGYAVMRGLDPEASRMCWVEHDVWYTYILSVPVCFSILLSFAFLVNIVRVLVTKLRAVNSPDNESTRKAVRATVILLPLLGLHYVVTPFRPDKGSIFLAYEIISALVTSLQGLCVALLFCFFNGEVLGVLRKTLSQTPCFRNDGRRMSYANTSISFLPRRSSDGRSPSVSPNHQQTML